Below is a window of Camelina sativa cultivar DH55 chromosome 11, Cs, whole genome shotgun sequence DNA.
GCTCAGTAATCCTGATGGTAGGGGCCATTGATTTAGTTTGTGGAGAGGGATCTGCCCCGGGAGACAAACACGTAGTGCTAAGATGTCCCCAGCGATGACAGTTAGAACAACGAGGTGGGAGCCAAGGATAACTGTACAGAACAGTAGTTTCAACTTCTCCCTCCTCCTCACCCGAGATGATGTACTCTCGAGGCAAAGCCTTTGTGAGATCCGCTTTCACCATGATTTGAGCTTCATCAAAACTAACACACTCGTCAGTGTTGGAATGCAACCGAATCGGCTCCCCTACTGCACTCGCAAGAAACTCCAAACCCTTCTCTGTAAACAAAGTGGGTGGAACGTTCTTGAGCTTGACCCATAATGAAACTGATTGCATAGCTGGCTGAGTCTCCTCAGTAAAGGGAGACCATTTTGAGACAATCATAGGTAGATCCGCAATGTTCCACATGCCACGACTCAACACCCTATGCCGCAAACCCTCACTTCGTATCCGGAACTTGACTGTAGACTCATTCACAGCATAAACGTCAATCAATGATGTACGATCCCCAAGCCTCCAGATCTTATTTACTATCATATGAATCTTGCCAACATGAGGAGCCTTTGCGTCTGCAAATTTCCCCACCAGAAAATCCTCCCACAAGGGCTTTGCGTCCTCAAAGACCTCCCGCGGTACGACAACCTTCGACTTTCCATCGACCTCCGAAACTGGAAACTTTTGTTTAGTAAACATTCGTTTTTGTGCAGCTTGCAGAAAGGTTCGCTTTCCAGTAGGAGCCCCCACCACAGGCTGTTGCAACGACACTGCCTTAGAACCCTTAGAACCCTCTTTTACTTGACTGCCCTCCGACGAGACTTCCACAACCTTCTCAGAGATCCCTTCTCCATGATCTCCCTCCTTTTCGCCCCCGCCCTCCACCGGAAGACGGCTCGGGGAAACCGCCGACGGCACCATACGTGACAAGAACGcaagaaaccctaatcgcctCTTTTATCGCCTTTCCTtatttaaattttcctttttaacagtaaacccaaaaacccaatCTTTGCAGTCGCATTTTCTTCTGCCTTAGGTATGAAACTACTCCTTTATTCAATGGGTATAGTCTTTTCTTTTAGGTTTCCTTAATCATTTTGTTAATAAGCtgcttgatttgttttctttcttctttcatttctcAAGGAAATCTTTACTACAAAAAGCAGTGTCTGGGTCTGGCAGAAAAGGAACTCCAAAATGCAAAGGAGATATTAATTGCTAATCAGCGAGTTTTTTCGTGCGTCAAGTGCAAACTGAAGTTGGAAGTTACATTGGATAAACAACTTGGAGACATATCTCGGAAAAAATTTGATAGAGTTTCCCAGACAGATGGATTCTTGCATGCTGAAAGCTTGTTTAGTACTGCCCTGGGAAAAGTCTGTTGCTCAGCATGGAAAAGCTGCATCGGATCACATGGGGAAGAAATTGCTGAGGAAATAGTGATTGATAGAAATGGAGGGGAAGTTTTATTTAGGacataaattaagtaaaacaaaactcaatataAAGGAGCCTACAGGAAACCGAGCCTCCAGAAGGGGTCGAAGAGCTATCCCAACTTGTTTGTCAAAGGACAAGGATTTGATATCTGAGCCAACGTCAAGGTTGACTCGATCTATGCGTCAGTCACTTAAAGAGCAATGCCAAAACCTTTCCAATGTGCCTGAAGTTATGTCAAATAACTCTAACTTCTGTGATAGATCTGATGGTACTAGGGGTGAAAGGGTGTTCTTGGACACAAAAAATGCATTCCTTGGCTTTTGCATTTGCTACCAAGAAAAATGTGAGCAGTGCCTCTCCGAAGAGGCAACATGATCTGGGTCTCTCAACAATTTAGTGAGTTTGAAATGGGAACTCTGCCATAGGAAGCTTGCGTCCTCAATACTTGTTAGCCTTGGTATGCTTTAATTCCTTATGCATCTGCTCACTTAAATGTGCATATGAAGTTTAGCCTTTTGACATTTTCCTGTTGAAACAATCTAATAGCTTAATAGTTAAGATGACAACTGAGATCCAGTAACCTTTTGATTCATCCATTGTCGATAAAAAAGTAATGGGTATGAAAACCCTTGAGTGAGTTTCGAGGCCAAATGAGTTTGATCATATTCTCCCTTTCCATGcttttgttttatgttctgaCCATTCTCATGTTGTTCATGAAAATTGTGTTGGCTATGAATCTTTGCTAGAAGATGAGTATCTCTGCTTACAGTTTTAGTTTTCCAATTCAGGAAAATGTTTGGCAGACTCTGGGAGAGTTCATCTAGCTCATGAGGCTTTACTGCATagtatttctgttttatttaaaaGCAACTGGTCCAGCCACAACCAGCCTTCTGTCAGTCAGCTGCTGGAGTTTATTAGGAAAGAAGTTGCAAGAGATGTATTCGCTGTTGATCGTGCAGTAATACTATACAACTTATGCTGGTTGAATTTGCGGAATACCACTGCAGGGAGAGTAGGTATGTGAGACATATATCGGTTGTATACCACTTGGCCATGTAAAACATCATATGCTAAATTGATTAAGTATGCTCTTTAGAACTGTGTACTAATCATCCTTCTTAACCTCTTAATTTTTACCTTTAATAGGTCTATTTGCTGTGATCTATCTCATATTCCTTTCACAAAACTGGTGTCATGGTTAATGTTAGCAGTTGTACTCAGCAGAGAGGTTCCAATATTATTTCAAAAGGTAAAAGCTTGGGTTGTTCAACAGTAACCTGTCCTTGCCTATTTTCTTTCAATCTTAAAATCATTATTGTTTGGtataaaactgttttttttgtccCTCATAGGTTTCAAGATTGCTTGCCTCTTTATATCTGCTTTCTTCATCGAGTGCTGAATTCTCATTCGAATATGATGGAAATGAGCTATCAGCAAGTCATTGGGTCTCATTTTTCCATCAAGCCTCGCTTGGTACCCATATCAGTTACCATTTCATTTCAAGTTTGAGCGGAAAACACATATCACGGTGCCTCTCAGATAAAGAGGTAACGGAGGTAGGTTGGATACATTTTTTCAGCTTCTCAATTTGTGGATTGACCTCAGTGTTATTGATGATATTTTGACGTAGTTATTGATTGCTTTTTTCAAAGTAGTTGTTCCATCTTCTATCTGACAGCTTTTATTTTCAGTGCACAGAGGCTACTTGCTCGAGCTGCATGGTTCCTGAGGATTTGGACTTACCCAGGTATGAGGTAATTTAACTTAAGCAACCAGGCATGCTTTATAATTTTCTGCTGGCTGACTCTGTTTCTCCTTACTCTCCACTGTAGGCTTGCTCCTGACCGTACTGAAGATCTTGTACAATTTGCTAAAGAATTTTTCATCAATCTTCCAAGCTCAACAATCATCTGCATTAGTTTGCTTGGAGGTGGTTTAAACCAACTGTTACAGGAGCTAATGCACATTCGTTCACCTGTTTGTGCCTGGGTGCTCATATCACGCCTAAACCCAGAAAGCCAACCGGTTGCCACACTTCTACCTGTAGATTCAATTTTAGAAGGTAATATGAACTGCATACTTGTTGATCAATGGCGTTTATATGTTGTACTCATGATCTCATTGATTCACTAGACATGTCAGATGACAGTGCAAATCGTAGCTCTACGGGAGCGACTCAAGTCGAGAGTTTTAAAGGGCCCTGGCTTTGTCCATGGGGTGCCACCGTGGTTGATGAGGTAGCTCCAGAATTTAAATCAATATTGGAGGAAAGCTACGCATCATCTTCTACTCCTAGAGAAGACACAACAGAGAGTAGATGTCTGTGgtggaaaaagagaaagaaacttgATCATCGCCTGGGAATATTTCTAAGGTATGATGGCTCTCTTTTTATAACACGTGCACATGTCTGTCTATTTTACTGGGTAAGGGTCTGCATTTGTGTCAGTGTAAATAACATCagataaccattttttttgttctaggaATCTAGAAGCTTCCTGGCTGGGTCCCTGGAGGTGTCTGCTTCTTGGAGAATGGTCGAACTACAAATTGCCTGACTCAGTGCACAGAAAGCTGGTGAATAATCTCTAAGTCCAAGTGCAAAATGGAAGTAAATGAGATGCTTTTGAAAGTTATTCTTGGTGGTGGTACGGAAAACTTAAAAGGAGAAGCATGTGTTGCTCAGCTTTCTTTAAGAGATGGTTGCTATGTAGGTAGAGGGGGATATCTTTACGAAGAAGATAGCTGTAAAACTCCTACTGCTGCGTCTAAGATATCTGAAAGTAGGCATGAATTGGCCTTAAAACTGATACATGACGCAGCAGCCAAACTAGGGCAACAAGACGaacaagaaaacagagaacCTATCATTCTTGTGTTAGATCCCGAGGTTCAGGTTCGTCAATTATATCCTTATCATTTTCCTGCACATGAATTAGAAAGTTTGACTCGTTGGTTTATCCATAGCGATTCTTGCTGAAAAACATAGATCTTTCTCGTGAAGACTGCTGCTAATTCATGcatgatataaaatattgggTTCGACGAATATGAAATTTTAAGCTATTGGTCTGATGATTAAGCTGTTAATGCAAATTTAACTAACCTTCTGATTTTGCTTAGATGCTTCCTTGGGAGAATATTCCAATACTAAGGAAACAAGAGGTGTACCGCATGCCTTCTGTAGGTTGCATATCTGCTGTGCTAAAGAAGCGCAGTCTCCAAGGAGAGCCAGCAAGACCTCATCTTGATTCCTTCCCTCTTAT
It encodes the following:
- the LOC104722543 gene encoding separase-like isoform X1, whose protein sequence is MLAVVLSREVPILFQKVSRLLASLYLLSSSSAEFSFEYDGNELSASHWVSFFHQASLGTHISYHFISSLSGKHISRCLSDKEVTECTEATCSSCMVPEDLDLPRLAPDRTEDLVQFAKEFFINLPSSTIICISLLGGGLNQLLQELMHIRSPVCAWVLISRLNPESQPVATLLPVDSILEDMSDDSANRSSTGATQVESFKGPWLCPWGATVVDEVAPEFKSILEESYASSSTPREDTTESRCLWWKKRKKLDHRLGIFLRNLEASWLGPWRCLLLGEWSNYKLPDSVHRKLVNNL
- the LOC104722543 gene encoding separase-like isoform X2 translates to MLAVVLSREVPILFQKVSRLLASLYLLSSSSAEFSFEYDGNELSASHWVSFFHQASLGTHISYHFISSLSGKHISRCLSDKECTEATCSSCMVPEDLDLPRLAPDRTEDLVQFAKEFFINLPSSTIICISLLGGGLNQLLQELMHIRSPVCAWVLISRLNPESQPVATLLPVDSILEDMSDDSANRSSTGATQVESFKGPWLCPWGATVVDEVAPEFKSILEESYASSSTPREDTTESRCLWWKKRKKLDHRLGIFLRNLEASWLGPWRCLLLGEWSNYKLPDSVHRKLVNNL